In Cyanobium sp. Tous-M-B4, a single genomic region encodes these proteins:
- a CDS encoding cation:proton antiporter, which translates to MTPERLGLLWGVTVFAGATAQALAWLTGLPGVVLLLSAGLVIGRSGFGLVEPLDLGAGLGTVVGLLVSLVLFDGGINLRLPGDATKQAVLRIVLVRLVLGLAAGLLAAHWLAGLNWSLAAVFSAIVLATGPTVVTPLVRQIRLAPPLGEVLEGEGLILEPIGAVLALLLLELALGDLHGWRELALGLLQRLGGGVAIGALCGWLLAEALCRIPAQPAGALRLQLTLGTLFLMFSGCELLLPESGLPAAVAAGVVVGRRPDTDAAELDELIRQLAQLAITMLFPLLAADVSWAELSPLGWGGVACVLSLMLLVRPVAIGLATWGLAFSLPQRALMSWLAPRGIVTAAVASLFAIRLEQAGVVGAGRLQGLVFLTILLTVGLQGLSAGPLARWLGLSEAAGDAGAVVAASVQQQPGGQ; encoded by the coding sequence ATGACGCCTGAGCGGCTGGGCCTGCTTTGGGGGGTCACGGTTTTTGCCGGGGCCACTGCTCAGGCCCTGGCCTGGCTCACCGGCTTGCCTGGGGTGGTGCTGTTGCTCAGCGCCGGCCTGGTGATCGGCCGCTCCGGCTTTGGCCTTGTAGAACCCCTCGACCTGGGCGCCGGCCTGGGCACTGTGGTGGGGCTGCTGGTGAGCCTGGTGCTGTTCGACGGTGGCATCAATCTGCGCCTGCCAGGTGATGCCACCAAGCAGGCGGTGCTGCGCATCGTGTTGGTGCGCCTGGTGCTCGGCCTCGCCGCTGGCCTGCTGGCCGCCCACTGGTTGGCGGGACTGAATTGGTCGCTGGCGGCGGTGTTCAGCGCCATCGTGCTGGCCACTGGCCCCACCGTGGTAACCCCGCTGGTGCGGCAGATCCGCCTGGCTCCGCCTCTGGGTGAGGTGTTGGAGGGGGAGGGCCTGATCTTGGAGCCGATTGGTGCCGTGCTGGCGCTACTGCTTTTGGAGCTGGCCCTGGGCGACCTCCATGGCTGGCGGGAGCTGGCCCTGGGGCTACTGCAACGGCTCGGTGGCGGTGTGGCGATCGGTGCGCTCTGCGGCTGGCTGCTGGCCGAAGCCCTGTGCCGTATCCCCGCCCAGCCGGCCGGGGCCCTGCGGCTCCAGCTCACCTTGGGCACCTTGTTTTTAATGTTCAGCGGCTGTGAGTTGCTGCTGCCCGAATCGGGGCTGCCCGCCGCCGTGGCTGCCGGGGTGGTGGTGGGTCGCCGGCCCGATACCGATGCCGCCGAGCTCGATGAGTTGATTCGTCAGTTGGCCCAGCTGGCGATCACGATGCTTTTTCCCCTGCTGGCCGCAGATGTGAGCTGGGCCGAACTCAGCCCCTTGGGCTGGGGTGGGGTGGCCTGCGTGCTGAGTTTGATGCTGCTGGTGCGCCCAGTGGCCATCGGCCTGGCCACCTGGGGCCTCGCCTTCAGCCTGCCCCAGCGGGCCCTGATGAGTTGGCTGGCGCCCCGCGGCATCGTTACCGCGGCAGTGGCCAGTCTCTTTGCGATTCGCCTTGAGCAGGCTGGAGTGGTGGGGGCCGGCCGTCTGCAGGGGTTGGTGTTTCTGACGATCCTGCTCACCGTGGGGTTGCAGGGCCTAAGCGCCGGACCCCTGGCCCGCTGGCTTGGCCTCTCAGAGGCAGCGGGCGATGCGGGAGCGGTCGTCGCCGCATCGGTGCAGCAGCAGCCAGGTGGCCAGTAG
- a CDS encoding DUF1643 domain-containing protein: MASFHATGMLQEAIVSGSAAFSSCGRYRWWLERLWQPAAPRLIFIGLNPSRADGQRDDPTLRRLVGFAQRWGFGSLEVLNLFARVSPSPAVLRRAADPVGLEADFWLQHRLAAQPEATLWLGWGNQGACRGRDQEVLALLQGPGLWALGLTAAGQPRHPLYVASDVALQPLTWHNQQTLGHPVGTSVSLPGAPPCPASPAATPFTCI, encoded by the coding sequence TTGGCATCGTTTCATGCTACGGGGATGTTGCAGGAGGCCATCGTCAGCGGCAGCGCCGCCTTCAGCTCCTGCGGCCGTTACCGCTGGTGGCTGGAGCGGCTGTGGCAGCCGGCGGCGCCAAGGCTGATCTTCATCGGCCTCAATCCCTCTCGGGCCGATGGCCAGCGCGACGATCCCACCCTGCGGCGGTTGGTGGGCTTTGCCCAGCGCTGGGGCTTCGGCAGCCTCGAGGTGCTCAACCTGTTTGCCCGCGTCAGCCCGTCGCCGGCGGTGCTGCGCCGCGCCGCCGATCCGGTGGGCTTGGAGGCTGATTTCTGGCTGCAGCACCGGCTGGCGGCCCAGCCTGAGGCCACCCTCTGGCTGGGCTGGGGCAACCAGGGGGCCTGCCGGGGGCGCGATCAGGAGGTGCTGGCCTTGTTGCAGGGGCCTGGTCTCTGGGCCCTGGGCCTCACCGCCGCCGGCCAGCCCCGCCATCCCCTCTATGTGGCCAGTGATGTTGCGCTGCAGCCACTCACCTGGCACAACCAACAGACCCTGGGGCATCCTGTGGGCACGTCCGTTTCGCTGCCTGGCGCGCCCCCATGTCCCGCATCCCCCGCCGCTACGCCGTTCACCTGCATATGA
- a CDS encoding nucleotidyltransferase domain-containing protein codes for MPSLAAIREQRLSARLTVLRAGAAVVAANHPGGEVWLFGSLARGDWDAYSDVDLLAIAPTQVAADALADALLDARLGDDVLALSQERWQQLKGGDDPYWRAIGRDALRLDQP; via the coding sequence ATGCCAAGCCTGGCCGCTATTCGCGAACAGCGCCTAAGTGCCCGCCTAACGGTGTTGCGCGCAGGCGCCGCAGTTGTTGCTGCCAACCATCCCGGCGGCGAAGTGTGGCTGTTCGGCTCGCTGGCTCGCGGTGACTGGGACGCCTATTCCGACGTAGACCTGCTGGCCATCGCCCCCACCCAGGTGGCCGCAGATGCCTTGGCCGATGCGCTGCTGGACGCCCGCCTAGGTGACGACGTGCTGGCCCTAAGCCAGGAGCGCTGGCAGCAGCTGAAAGGGGGCGACGATCCCTACTGGCGGGCCATCGGCCGCGACGCCCTGCGCCTGGATCAGCCGTGA
- a CDS encoding HEPN domain-containing protein, which translates to MTPRVEAWIRQAQNDLEAARFTAGQGFHAQACYLAGQAAEKALKALVLATGITPPYSHSLEKLVELLQQQGLDLPDLAELHLKALTRMNSASRYPQGDEAPADLFDANDSSTALGTAEAVVRIAMTRLQA; encoded by the coding sequence GTGACTCCCAGGGTTGAGGCCTGGATCCGCCAGGCCCAAAACGATCTGGAGGCAGCGCGCTTCACGGCCGGCCAGGGGTTCCATGCCCAGGCCTGCTACCTGGCGGGTCAGGCCGCCGAAAAGGCGCTCAAGGCCCTGGTTCTGGCAACCGGGATCACTCCGCCATACAGCCACTCCCTCGAAAAACTGGTGGAACTGTTGCAACAGCAGGGCCTGGATCTCCCAGACCTGGCTGAGCTGCATCTCAAGGCGCTCACGCGCATGAACAGTGCCAGCCGCTACCCCCAAGGCGATGAGGCCCCGGCTGATCTCTTCGATGCCAATGACAGCAGCACTGCCCTGGGCACTGCGGAGGCCGTGGTGCGAATCGCGATGACCCGACTGCAAGCCTGA
- the polA gene encoding DNA polymerase I, producing MAPSTKPLLLLIDGHSLAFRSFYAFSKGGDGGLSTKAGVPTSVTYGFLKALLDNCKGLKPNGLVVAFDTAEPTFRHEADEAYKAHRDEAPEHFFADLANLQQILAESLDIPLAMAPGFEADDVLGTLANRAANAGWRVRILSGDRDLFQLVDDERDIAVLYMGGGPYAKNSGPSEIRREGVIAKLGVTPEEVVDLKALTGDSSDNIPGVKGVGPKTAINLLAAYDHVDGIYAALEALEQAGPKAKDPKGVLKGALVDKLRADRENAYRSRMLAEILIDIPLPSEPRLELGAVKADALAGSLEELELYSLVKQVPQFAQLFSAVPPQPREAASPAGGKAVTATEKAPTAGETAHATNGPTAADQPDSQKLPQLKPQLITSPEALAALLTHLNSCSDPGRPVALDTETTSLNPFQAELVGVGVAWGDGLAELAYIPIGHHPPAAADLLSAPPDAPSQLPLAAVLTALAPWLASASHPKALQNAKYDRLILLRHGLPLDGVVMDTMLADYLRDAGDKHGLDAMAERHFGFSPTSYSELVPKGANFASVGIAEAALYCGMDVHLTWRLAQLLRRELTAMGDALPELLDQLELPLEPVLALMEATGIRIDTAYLGELSAELKITLDRLEGEAKASAGVDFNLASPKQLGELLFDTLGLDRKKSRKTKTGWSTDAAVLEKLEADHPVVPLVLEHRTLSKLKSTYVDALPALMEPETGRVHTDFNQAVTATGRLSSSNPNLQNIPIRTEFSRRIRKAFLPQEGWSLISADYSQIELRILAHLSGEEVLVEAYRTGDDVHALTARLLLEKDTVTPDERRLGKTINFGVIYGMGAQRFARETGVSQADAKEFLSKYKQRYPKVFAFLELQERLALSRGYVETILGRRRPFHFDPNGLGRLRGKDPLEIDLEVARRGGMEAQQLRAAANAPIQGSSADIIKLAMVQLHRELQASALPARLLLQVHDELVLEASPEALDQVLTLTRDTMERAVALSVPLVVETGVGPNWMDAK from the coding sequence GTGGCCCCCAGCACCAAGCCCCTGCTGCTGCTGATCGACGGCCACTCCCTGGCCTTCCGCAGCTTTTATGCCTTCTCCAAGGGGGGCGACGGCGGCCTGAGCACCAAGGCCGGGGTGCCCACCAGCGTCACCTACGGCTTCCTCAAGGCCCTGCTCGACAACTGCAAGGGGCTCAAGCCCAATGGCCTGGTGGTGGCCTTCGACACGGCCGAACCCACCTTCCGCCACGAGGCGGACGAGGCCTACAAGGCCCACCGGGATGAGGCGCCGGAGCACTTTTTCGCCGACCTGGCCAACCTGCAGCAGATCCTGGCCGAGAGCCTCGACATCCCCCTGGCGATGGCGCCTGGCTTCGAGGCCGACGACGTGCTCGGCACCCTGGCCAACCGGGCCGCCAACGCCGGCTGGCGGGTGCGGATCCTCTCGGGCGACCGCGACCTGTTCCAGTTGGTCGACGACGAGCGCGACATCGCCGTGCTCTACATGGGCGGCGGCCCCTACGCCAAAAACAGCGGCCCCAGCGAGATCCGCCGCGAGGGCGTGATCGCCAAGCTCGGCGTCACCCCGGAGGAGGTGGTGGATCTCAAGGCCCTCACCGGCGACAGCTCCGACAACATCCCCGGCGTCAAGGGCGTGGGCCCCAAAACCGCCATCAACCTGCTGGCCGCCTACGACCATGTGGACGGCATCTACGCGGCCCTCGAAGCGCTCGAGCAGGCGGGGCCCAAGGCCAAGGATCCCAAGGGCGTGCTCAAGGGCGCCCTGGTGGACAAGCTGCGCGCCGACCGTGAAAACGCCTACCGGTCGCGCATGCTGGCCGAGATCCTGATCGACATCCCCCTGCCCAGCGAGCCTCGGCTGGAGCTGGGGGCAGTCAAGGCCGACGCCCTGGCCGGCAGCTTGGAGGAGCTGGAGCTGTACAGCCTGGTGAAACAGGTGCCCCAGTTCGCCCAGCTGTTCTCGGCCGTGCCGCCGCAGCCCAGGGAGGCAGCCAGCCCCGCGGGCGGCAAGGCCGTCACAGCCACCGAAAAGGCGCCAACGGCTGGTGAAACAGCGCATGCAACAAACGGTCCAACAGCTGCCGATCAGCCGGACAGCCAGAAGCTGCCCCAGCTCAAGCCCCAGCTGATCACCAGCCCCGAGGCCCTCGCCGCCCTGCTGACCCACCTCAACAGCTGCAGCGATCCCGGCCGCCCCGTGGCCCTAGACACCGAAACCACCAGCCTCAATCCCTTCCAGGCCGAGTTGGTGGGGGTGGGGGTGGCCTGGGGCGATGGCCTGGCGGAGCTGGCCTACATCCCGATCGGCCACCACCCGCCCGCGGCGGCCGACCTGCTCAGCGCCCCCCCAGACGCGCCGAGCCAACTGCCCCTCGCTGCGGTGCTCACCGCCCTGGCCCCCTGGCTGGCCAGCGCCTCCCACCCCAAGGCCCTGCAGAACGCCAAGTACGACCGGCTGATCCTGCTGCGCCATGGCCTGCCCCTGGATGGGGTGGTGATGGACACGATGCTGGCCGATTACCTGCGCGATGCCGGCGACAAACACGGCCTCGACGCCATGGCCGAGCGCCACTTCGGCTTCAGCCCCACCAGCTACAGCGAGCTGGTGCCCAAGGGAGCCAATTTCGCGTCCGTGGGGATCGCCGAGGCGGCGCTGTATTGCGGCATGGATGTGCACCTCACCTGGCGCCTGGCCCAGCTGCTGCGCCGCGAGCTAACGGCCATGGGCGATGCCCTGCCCGAGCTGCTCGACCAGCTGGAGCTACCCCTGGAGCCGGTGCTAGCCCTGATGGAGGCCACCGGCATCCGCATCGACACCGCCTACCTCGGTGAGCTCAGCGCCGAGCTCAAAATCACCCTGGATCGCCTCGAGGGCGAGGCCAAGGCCTCCGCCGGGGTGGACTTCAACCTCGCCTCCCCCAAACAACTGGGCGAGCTGCTGTTCGACACCCTCGGGCTGGATCGCAAGAAATCGCGCAAGACCAAAACCGGCTGGAGCACCGACGCGGCCGTGCTGGAGAAGCTGGAGGCCGATCACCCAGTGGTGCCCCTGGTGCTGGAGCACCGCACCCTCAGCAAGCTCAAGAGCACCTACGTGGATGCCCTGCCGGCCCTAATGGAGCCGGAAACCGGCCGGGTGCACACCGATTTCAACCAGGCCGTCACCGCCACCGGGCGCCTGAGCAGCAGCAACCCCAACCTGCAGAACATCCCAATCCGCACCGAGTTTTCGCGGCGGATCCGCAAGGCCTTCCTGCCCCAAGAGGGCTGGAGCCTGATCAGCGCCGACTACTCCCAAATTGAGCTGCGCATCCTGGCCCACCTCAGCGGCGAGGAGGTGCTGGTGGAGGCCTACCGGACCGGCGACGACGTGCACGCCCTCACCGCCCGGCTGCTGCTGGAGAAGGACACCGTGACGCCGGATGAACGTCGCTTGGGCAAGACGATCAACTTCGGCGTGATTTACGGCATGGGCGCCCAGCGCTTCGCCCGGGAAACGGGCGTGAGCCAGGCCGACGCCAAAGAGTTTCTGAGCAAATACAAGCAGCGCTACCCGAAGGTGTTCGCCTTCCTGGAGCTGCAGGAGCGGCTGGCCCTGAGCCGGGGCTACGTGGAGACGATCCTGGGCCGGCGCCGCCCCTTCCACTTCGACCCCAATGGCCTGGGCCGGCTGCGGGGCAAGGATCCCCTGGAGATCGACTTAGAGGTAGCCCGCCGCGGCGGCATGGAGGCCCAGCAGCTCAGGGCTGCCGCCAATGCGCCGATCCAGGGCTCCAGCGCCGACATCATCAAGCTGGCCATGGTGCAGCTGCACCGGGAGCTACAGGCCTCCGCCCTGCCGGCCCGGTTACTATTGCAGGTGCACGACGAACTGGTGCTCGAGGCGTCCCCCGAGGCGCTTGATCAGGTGCTCACCCTCACCCGCGACACCATGGAGCGAGCCGTGGCCCTCTCGGTGCCCCTGGTGGTGGAAACGGGCGTGGGGCCTAACTGGATGGACGCGAAGTAG
- a CDS encoding sulfotransferase, whose translation MVAMLQVNVSELVAASWDSRLDRGKRSVLFSPPPSTSIMSSSFPIPNANLFIFGCPRSGTTLLAELINAHRQALVLIERHGILNSTKQLNLASYQPACVGDFEALKCEHQLVNSDLLNRLQAQSILRYGDKLPKLYEHQAFFDQVKGIDVTFVATLRNVFDVCLSYLARLQSTNDPWSYSIQDGVRDWNTYISRVRQIAKDHRVLVFDYDAASSGFSEFNAFVTVCKGVYESIGLASADDCIDMESLQGVYTRAHGSLPSVNPERAARRLSPEQMRAIVLQADFTGYVELLQMGEERICYPIQPPVAAG comes from the coding sequence ATGGTGGCTATGCTTCAAGTTAATGTTTCTGAATTAGTTGCCGCGAGCTGGGATTCACGGCTTGATCGTGGTAAGCGCAGCGTTCTCTTCTCACCTCCTCCATCAACCTCCATCATGAGCTCTTCCTTCCCTATCCCCAACGCAAACCTGTTCATCTTTGGTTGCCCTCGCTCTGGCACCACGCTGCTAGCCGAGCTGATTAATGCTCATCGCCAGGCGTTGGTATTGATTGAACGCCATGGCATTCTCAACTCGACCAAGCAACTCAATCTTGCCAGCTATCAACCTGCCTGTGTTGGCGATTTTGAGGCCCTTAAATGTGAGCATCAGCTGGTCAATTCGGATCTGCTCAATCGGCTGCAGGCTCAGTCGATTCTCCGTTATGGGGATAAGTTGCCTAAGCTCTACGAGCATCAGGCGTTTTTTGATCAGGTCAAGGGTATTGATGTGACTTTTGTCGCCACTCTGCGTAATGTGTTTGATGTCTGCTTGTCCTATCTGGCCAGGTTGCAGAGCACCAACGATCCTTGGTCATATTCTATTCAGGATGGGGTTCGTGACTGGAATACCTATATAAGTCGCGTACGCCAGATTGCTAAGGATCATAGGGTTTTGGTGTTTGATTATGACGCTGCCTCCTCCGGATTTTCCGAATTCAATGCTTTCGTGACTGTGTGTAAGGGCGTCTATGAGTCGATTGGGCTTGCTAGCGCCGATGACTGCATTGACATGGAATCCCTTCAGGGTGTTTATACCAGAGCTCACGGCAGTCTGCCCAGTGTCAATCCGGAAAGGGCAGCTCGGCGCCTGTCGCCGGAGCAGATGCGAGCCATCGTGCTTCAGGCCGATTTCACCGGCTACGTTGAGCTCCTGCAGATGGGCGAAGAACGAATCTGTTACCCGATCCAGCCTCCAGTCGCGGCTGGCTGA
- a CDS encoding glycosyltransferase: MSSPKLTTEQMILVLKDPARLLEPNRAVAEPVAPATPLSDQALTKILKEIELAIEQGSLSLAQQLVQIVERCDFRFGSDQQAWFLYHKGCLEVACGEQQSALQTLEISLQQHEISWCHYKLAELRSLDDGFSAYQHFQKALTTQPPLSQEAEAHASNWLTGFFEPSIYRRLNPELNQLSADQLFEHFEQFGFSEGRIAGRQGIERGLARLAGQLPADFDWKEYIDGNPDLQCLLTDKNTTISEAQFILSQHYVAYGKNEGRLYRKSPLALDTVSEEFYLRHKAHNTRRLSKMLRDFMESPHVLCIGGSEKASTTIVVIVYNKAAYTLACLKSIAASARKDLHLIIVDNNSSDQTPGLLARLEGNVTVINNKQNSHFLLACNQALELVQTEYLCFLNNDALLCEDTLDEALACLSRYQDQAIVGGKVLHADGYIQDAGSIVFSDGSCSGLGRRRDPGFHLYNFERTVDYISGAFFASTTGLIRRLGCFDMSYAPAYYEETDLCFRAAAQGIPILYCPLVTIHHYEFGSSSGNEWAIRQMATNQKLFCQVHAERLSTHLPAGLFSANSIDSVLHGHLKPGPKVLFIDDQIPERHSGSGFSRSSDIVCQLMNFCGFLTVYATDFERSRVNALSLPVGVECIEDDLDYLKRIIRERHAFYDYIFVSREHNQQLFKAIASELSEIGISIGAKIIFDAESLFSIRHYTFTVLQDSGEHLRSLDGLNLVALAREELSRFEMADCITCVSEMELEVIASTFPGKQCQLVGHCFPGFGDEHDFDCTPRDSLVFLGAIYDQFSPNHDSLEWLYNDLLPALGQLPEGLNHFVIAGNIKCDATLELIKEMQAVFPFVVYKGLVDDLTQLFSRARLFVAPTRYAAGIPHKVHLASSFGIPTLTTSLIAEQIGWAGQEALLLADTPAEFADGVRLAFSDPSRLSAIRRHMIRAFNQDCDPVAFSHNIKDIVDGGYASS, translated from the coding sequence ATGTCTTCCCCCAAGCTCACGACAGAGCAGATGATCCTGGTTCTCAAGGATCCCGCCCGACTGCTTGAGCCCAATCGGGCGGTGGCGGAGCCGGTGGCACCGGCCACTCCATTGTCGGATCAAGCCCTTACCAAGATTCTCAAGGAGATCGAACTAGCGATCGAGCAGGGAAGTCTGTCCTTGGCGCAGCAGTTGGTGCAGATTGTTGAACGCTGCGATTTCAGGTTTGGATCCGATCAGCAGGCCTGGTTTCTGTACCACAAGGGTTGCCTAGAAGTGGCCTGTGGTGAACAGCAGTCCGCCCTGCAAACCCTGGAGATATCGCTGCAGCAGCACGAGATCAGTTGGTGTCATTACAAGTTAGCTGAGCTCAGAAGCCTCGATGATGGCTTCAGTGCCTACCAACACTTCCAAAAGGCGTTGACGACACAACCACCGCTTTCGCAGGAAGCGGAGGCTCATGCCAGTAACTGGCTTACAGGTTTCTTTGAGCCCAGCATCTATCGGCGCTTAAACCCAGAGCTCAACCAGCTCTCTGCCGATCAGCTATTCGAACACTTTGAGCAATTCGGATTCAGCGAAGGGCGCATTGCCGGCCGCCAGGGAATCGAAAGGGGGCTGGCAAGGCTAGCTGGACAACTACCTGCTGATTTCGATTGGAAAGAGTACATCGATGGCAATCCGGACCTGCAATGCCTGCTCACTGACAAGAACACGACAATCAGCGAGGCGCAATTTATTCTTTCGCAGCATTATGTCGCGTACGGTAAAAATGAAGGCCGGCTGTATAGGAAGAGTCCACTTGCGCTGGACACGGTCAGTGAGGAATTCTATCTACGTCATAAAGCTCACAACACCCGTCGCCTTAGTAAAATGTTGCGCGACTTTATGGAGTCGCCTCACGTCCTTTGCATCGGCGGTTCCGAGAAGGCAAGTACGACCATCGTCGTGATTGTCTACAACAAAGCTGCCTACACCCTGGCATGCCTTAAGAGCATCGCTGCCTCAGCTCGTAAGGACCTGCATCTCATCATTGTTGACAACAACTCGTCAGATCAGACCCCAGGACTGCTGGCCAGGCTTGAGGGCAACGTGACTGTAATTAACAACAAGCAGAATTCTCACTTCCTATTGGCTTGTAATCAGGCCTTGGAGCTTGTTCAGACCGAATACCTCTGCTTTCTCAATAATGATGCACTGCTATGTGAAGACACGCTTGATGAGGCTTTGGCCTGTCTAAGTCGTTATCAAGATCAGGCTATTGTTGGAGGAAAGGTTTTGCATGCCGATGGCTACATCCAGGATGCGGGATCGATCGTGTTTTCAGATGGATCCTGCTCTGGCCTTGGGCGACGCCGGGATCCAGGCTTTCACCTCTATAACTTTGAGCGCACCGTTGATTACATCTCTGGGGCTTTCTTTGCCTCGACAACGGGGCTGATCAGGCGACTTGGTTGTTTTGATATGAGTTATGCCCCTGCATACTACGAAGAAACGGATTTGTGCTTTCGTGCGGCGGCGCAAGGTATCCCCATCTTGTATTGCCCATTGGTCACTATTCACCACTATGAGTTCGGTAGCTCCAGTGGCAATGAGTGGGCGATTAGGCAAATGGCAACTAATCAGAAGCTCTTCTGCCAAGTCCATGCTGAGAGGTTATCCACCCATCTTCCCGCAGGTCTCTTCTCCGCCAATAGCATTGATAGTGTTCTGCATGGTCATCTCAAGCCAGGGCCCAAGGTTCTGTTCATCGATGATCAGATTCCGGAGCGTCATTCAGGCTCTGGCTTCAGTCGCTCCAGCGACATTGTTTGCCAGTTGATGAATTTCTGCGGTTTCCTTACGGTTTATGCCACTGACTTTGAGCGCTCTCGCGTTAATGCGTTATCGCTTCCCGTGGGCGTGGAGTGTATTGAGGATGACCTCGACTATCTCAAGCGAATTATTCGTGAGAGGCACGCTTTCTATGATTATATTTTTGTAAGCCGCGAGCACAATCAGCAGCTCTTCAAGGCCATTGCAAGCGAGCTCAGTGAGATTGGTATTTCCATCGGGGCCAAAATCATCTTTGATGCAGAGTCGCTGTTCTCGATCCGTCATTATACGTTCACAGTTTTACAGGATAGTGGTGAGCACCTCCGCAGCCTTGATGGGCTGAACTTGGTTGCACTCGCCAGGGAGGAGCTGTCTCGTTTTGAGATGGCTGACTGCATCACCTGCGTGAGTGAGATGGAGCTCGAGGTAATTGCCAGCACTTTCCCAGGTAAGCAGTGTCAGCTGGTCGGGCACTGCTTTCCAGGATTTGGTGACGAGCATGATTTCGACTGCACGCCGAGAGACTCGCTGGTTTTCCTCGGGGCTATTTACGATCAATTCTCGCCCAATCACGATTCCCTGGAGTGGTTGTACAACGATCTGCTTCCTGCCCTTGGTCAGCTGCCCGAAGGCCTAAACCATTTTGTCATTGCTGGCAATATCAAATGCGATGCCACGCTTGAGCTGATCAAGGAGATGCAAGCGGTTTTCCCGTTTGTAGTTTACAAAGGACTTGTGGATGATCTGACCCAACTCTTTTCACGCGCTCGCCTGTTTGTAGCCCCAACGCGCTATGCCGCAGGTATCCCCCATAAGGTGCATCTGGCTTCATCGTTTGGTATTCCTACTTTGACCACTTCCCTAATCGCCGAGCAGATTGGCTGGGCTGGGCAGGAAGCTTTGCTACTCGCTGACACTCCTGCTGAATTCGCTGATGGGGTGAGGTTGGCGTTTTCTGATCCATCCCGCCTCAGCGCGATTCGCCGCCACATGATTCGAGCCTTCAACCAGGACTGTGATCCTGTCGCATTTTCTCATAATATTAAAGATATTGTTGATGGTGGCTATGCTTCAAGTTAA
- a CDS encoding class I SAM-dependent methyltransferase, producing MLALHDLHRRYGSFADFQPELEGLLRQAALLDECVAMTRQVGFLEPFTDRHIAPDAIAIQGPNYRESLIADGLLSRNRAVLWLLEHFYGYLESLGHSQVYLVEALSGFAQWLSLHLGSDRLQCSEYLDAAERSFSEIQHQDLSALTFADNSFDLVLCNELFEHVRDLDGAFLQIARVLRPGGRLLATCPLAFGQLGSIIKASHDPQTDALIPNGEAEFHGDPIRPESGSLVYRVPGWDVLDQLRKAGFSDVAIHHIASWKHGVLGSDLPGVLVIVAQR from the coding sequence GTGCTCGCTCTGCATGACCTGCACCGCCGCTACGGCAGTTTTGCCGACTTCCAGCCTGAATTGGAGGGCCTGCTGCGTCAGGCAGCCCTGCTAGATGAATGTGTTGCCATGACGCGACAGGTTGGGTTTCTGGAGCCCTTCACCGATCGTCACATAGCGCCCGATGCCATTGCGATCCAGGGCCCGAACTACCGCGAATCATTGATCGCAGATGGTCTGCTCAGTCGCAACAGAGCTGTGCTTTGGCTGCTCGAGCATTTTTATGGATATCTGGAGAGTCTCGGGCATAGCCAGGTGTACCTGGTGGAGGCTCTTTCTGGCTTCGCCCAGTGGCTGTCCCTTCACCTGGGCTCGGATCGCCTGCAGTGCAGTGAATATCTAGATGCTGCCGAGCGTTCCTTCAGCGAGATTCAGCACCAGGATCTGAGTGCCCTCACCTTTGCGGATAACAGCTTCGATCTGGTGTTGTGCAACGAATTGTTTGAGCATGTGCGTGATCTGGATGGGGCTTTTCTCCAGATCGCTCGGGTGTTGCGGCCCGGTGGGCGCCTCCTGGCAACTTGCCCCCTGGCATTTGGGCAGCTGGGCTCGATCATCAAGGCCAGCCACGACCCCCAAACAGATGCGCTAATTCCGAACGGCGAGGCGGAATTTCATGGCGACCCCATCCGGCCGGAGAGCGGATCTCTGGTTTATAGGGTCCCCGGCTGGGATGTGCTGGATCAGCTGCGGAAGGCCGGATTCAGCGATGTGGCCATTCATCACATTGCCAGCTGGAAGCATGGCGTGCTGGGTTCCGATCTCCCAGGCGTGCTGGTGATTGTCGCCCAGCGCTAG